In a single window of the Litorilituus sediminis genome:
- a CDS encoding DUF262 domain-containing protein, whose protein sequence is MSEKGFRTYRLNEWCDKLGKEISIPIIQRGFVWKPEQIAGLWDSLLRGFPIGSFMVRPIARGSQNVELIDGQQRGRSIAGGVEFKAENGFRVWLACRYNTSNPEFKFDIKVTTDKHPFGFDSKFKKLSVSQRSKAFKASLCHKYLPKHDYSEDKSLEEVLELIEAKALGQDIRVSLEDTQPYSPKIKYVALDELIYAVQNNTACSPVESIRNIFECISNYEELNEAFLQELADALVQLIEKRYFYAIEVENHSYKKADNTKDIDIEVLFKRVGTGGTNLSDLDFAYSLIKQRLAGAKDYIHSLLKHHDISLLFSSLDCVDLLIRTSCFEAFVRNSCNPSETNMTDIKDHAKSTKKTLYKSIEANKDIIQCLFNSSKLENCLVNIIHCLKFNDELHPNGLPKPLLQKVPKKLWQMFVILSYSGVLRAKDNKAVSEALVRITLYWLLITPSSEDTAKIVHKMIESIQRAISKREAVDFDFEHEFIALIHNTSRKNNAAFAKLISLSNFRDLTVSNSGLIASNNIINTKYKLDIDDNFLIGKLFWKNKNLLLWLQRAYIHKLENDIGLKVLTDITLYDFDHIIPQHLWAGTSNVARGFKINHFTYDGHWEIGNSIGNYQLLKFSDNRAKKSATYDEWMSSLQEAKAQVLRDSILLNSDALFSQTVKKNQDWSDEQRKNFVKAVEVRVLDLYTELLSVYDEGSIYFGSDKNAIAE, encoded by the coding sequence ATGTCAGAAAAAGGTTTTAGAACTTATAGATTGAATGAATGGTGTGACAAGCTAGGTAAAGAGATATCTATCCCCATTATTCAGCGAGGTTTTGTTTGGAAACCAGAGCAAATAGCCGGTTTATGGGACTCGTTATTACGGGGTTTCCCAATTGGTAGCTTTATGGTTCGCCCGATAGCGCGAGGTAGTCAAAATGTTGAATTGATTGATGGTCAGCAACGGGGCAGAAGTATTGCTGGTGGAGTTGAATTTAAAGCTGAAAATGGTTTTAGAGTTTGGCTTGCTTGTCGATATAACACATCCAACCCTGAATTTAAATTTGATATAAAAGTTACTACGGATAAGCATCCATTTGGTTTTGATAGTAAATTTAAAAAACTATCAGTGAGTCAACGTTCCAAAGCTTTTAAAGCATCGCTTTGTCATAAGTACTTGCCTAAACATGACTACTCTGAAGATAAATCGTTAGAAGAGGTACTTGAGTTAATTGAGGCAAAAGCGTTAGGACAAGATATTCGTGTGTCTTTAGAAGATACGCAACCATATAGCCCTAAAATTAAATATGTTGCGCTTGATGAGTTGATTTATGCCGTTCAAAACAATACGGCTTGTTCGCCTGTTGAATCAATTAGGAATATTTTTGAATGCATAAGTAATTATGAAGAGTTGAATGAAGCTTTTCTGCAAGAGTTGGCTGATGCTCTGGTTCAGTTAATTGAAAAACGATATTTTTATGCTATTGAAGTTGAAAACCATTCATACAAAAAAGCAGACAATACAAAAGATATTGATATAGAGGTGTTGTTTAAAAGAGTTGGCACAGGCGGCACCAATTTATCTGATTTAGATTTTGCATACTCCCTTATAAAACAACGGTTAGCTGGAGCGAAAGACTATATACACTCTTTGCTAAAGCACCATGATATATCTTTATTGTTTTCGTCTTTAGATTGTGTTGATTTACTGATCAGAACTTCATGTTTTGAAGCTTTTGTCAGGAATAGCTGCAATCCATCAGAAACGAATATGACTGATATTAAAGATCATGCAAAAAGCACAAAAAAGACTTTATATAAAAGTATAGAGGCCAATAAGGACATAATTCAGTGTTTGTTTAACTCTTCAAAGTTAGAAAATTGCTTAGTTAACATAATTCACTGTTTGAAGTTTAATGATGAGCTTCACCCCAACGGTTTGCCAAAGCCGTTATTACAGAAAGTTCCAAAAAAGCTGTGGCAAATGTTTGTCATTTTATCTTATTCAGGAGTGTTAAGGGCTAAAGATAACAAAGCGGTATCTGAAGCACTTGTTCGTATAACCTTATATTGGCTGTTAATTACACCTAGTTCGGAAGATACCGCTAAAATCGTCCATAAAATGATTGAAAGTATTCAAAGGGCTATCAGCAAACGTGAAGCGGTGGACTTTGACTTTGAACATGAGTTCATTGCTTTAATTCATAACACTTCCAGAAAAAATAATGCCGCTTTTGCCAAGCTAATTAGTCTCTCAAATTTTAGAGACTTGACTGTTAGTAATTCAGGCTTAATTGCATCAAATAATATTATCAATACGAAATATAAGTTAGATATAGATGATAACTTTTTGATAGGCAAGCTATTTTGGAAGAATAAAAACCTATTGTTATGGCTGCAAAGAGCCTATATACATAAGTTAGAAAATGACATTGGCCTTAAGGTATTAACTGATATTACTTTATATGATTTTGACCATATCATTCCTCAGCATCTTTGGGCTGGAACGAGCAATGTTGCTAGGGGATTTAAAATTAACCACTTTACCTATGACGGTCATTGGGAAATAGGAAATAGTATTGGCAATTATCAACTATTAAAGTTTAGCGATAACAGAGCAAAAAAGTCAGCGACTTATGATGAGTGGATGAGTTCTTTGCAGGAGGCAAAAGCACAAGTTTTACGTGATTCCATTTTATTAAATAGTGATGCGTTATTTAGTCAAACCGTTAAGAAAAACCAAGACTGGAGCGATGAGCAACGTAAAAACTTTGTTAAAGCGGTGGAAGTAAGGGTTTTAGATTTATATACGGAACTTTTATCAGTATATGATGAAGGTTCTATTTACTTTGGGAGTGATAAAAATGCCATTGCAGAATAG
- a CDS encoding type I restriction endonuclease subunit R, whose translation MAYQSEQELENKLVAQLVKDNFEKAIITDVNSLRANLKKQLSKLNGFDISDNELKQIRNALAKGNVFDKAKTLRDRLQINKDDGTVGYVRFLDDDPNPEKNKNHFQVTQQVTVEGHYKNRYDVTILVNGLPLVQIELKRRGLELKEAFNQINRYQRHSYWAEDGLFQYVQVFVISNGVNTKYYANNRKQSFKQTFFWADVTNERYTDLTKFTEVFLTPQHLTDMITKYVVLNETDRILMVMRPYQIYATEAIIERVAERETLLAQNQSTEVLNGYIWHTTGSGKTLTSFKTAQLLTGDSKIHKVVFVVDRKDLDYQTSKEFNGFAKGCVDSTDNTKLLVDQFTDAPIPADKVNEKRNTKLIVTTIQKLNNAISHKRYSKRMEPVQDKNIVFIFDECHRSQFGDTHQKITKFFNNHQMFGFTGTPIFVENAVSKSSRKYTTTDLFNKALHKYTIVDAIKDENVLKFNVEYVGRYKKKDSANEVDIEVEGIDTKELMESDIRLEKITDYIIAQHKRKTHSKEFTGMFCVSSVPALIKYYELFAKKKAEGKHNLKIATIFSYAANEEDPDADGLDEVVLGEVAEPQAAYSHSRDKLEQFIADYNEMFSCSYTTKDSESFYNYYNDISKKVRERKIDILLVVNMFLTGFDSKTLNTLYVDKNLKYHGLIQAYSRTNRILNEQKSQGNIICFRNLKKRTDDALALFSNKDAKDTVIMPSYEDFLKLFNKAFGSLLAIAPDPDSVNDLEDENQELEFVKAFRELMRLKNILSTFADFTFDDVRPSEQEYEDYKSKYLDLHDKVKTDNAKEKESILEEVDFELELLAMDVINVAYILQLLSKLKDAENEEDYQYQYKALMQVVGGDPTLRSKQELIDKFIKENLPNVKSAEEVDDAFSIYWEIEKEKATLKMAEEEHLIPENVKELVERMIFSDQEPLREDIVATMEKPPSVLQRKKIIPRLAEKLKGFVNTFYGGM comes from the coding sequence GTGGCCTATCAATCAGAACAAGAGTTAGAAAATAAGTTAGTTGCACAGCTTGTTAAAGACAACTTTGAAAAAGCGATAATTACCGATGTTAATTCGCTTAGAGCTAACCTTAAAAAACAGCTTTCAAAGCTCAATGGCTTTGACATCAGTGATAATGAGCTTAAGCAAATTCGTAATGCCTTAGCAAAAGGTAACGTGTTTGATAAAGCTAAAACCCTGCGTGATAGGCTACAAATTAACAAGGATGATGGCACGGTTGGTTATGTTCGTTTTCTTGATGACGACCCCAATCCAGAAAAGAATAAAAACCACTTTCAGGTAACTCAGCAAGTTACCGTAGAAGGCCATTATAAAAACCGTTATGACGTAACCATATTGGTTAATGGCCTACCGCTAGTTCAAATAGAGCTGAAGCGCAGAGGGCTAGAGCTTAAAGAAGCGTTTAATCAAATAAATCGTTATCAGCGACATTCATACTGGGCGGAAGACGGCTTGTTTCAGTATGTTCAAGTATTTGTTATTTCCAATGGCGTAAATACCAAATATTACGCCAACAACCGCAAACAGAGCTTTAAGCAGACATTCTTCTGGGCTGACGTTACCAACGAGCGTTATACCGATTTAACTAAGTTTACTGAAGTGTTTTTAACGCCACAGCACCTTACCGATATGATCACTAAATATGTGGTGCTGAATGAAACTGACCGCATTCTAATGGTGATGCGCCCGTATCAAATTTACGCTACTGAAGCGATTATTGAACGAGTTGCAGAGCGTGAAACGTTATTAGCTCAGAATCAATCAACCGAAGTGTTAAACGGCTACATATGGCATACCACAGGCTCGGGTAAAACATTAACTTCATTTAAAACTGCACAGCTGTTAACTGGTGATAGCAAAATTCATAAAGTAGTGTTTGTTGTTGACCGTAAAGACTTAGATTACCAAACCAGTAAGGAATTTAACGGCTTTGCCAAAGGCTGTGTAGACAGTACCGACAATACCAAATTATTAGTTGACCAGTTTACTGATGCGCCTATCCCTGCTGATAAAGTAAATGAGAAGCGTAATACCAAGCTGATTGTTACTACTATACAAAAGCTCAATAACGCCATTAGTCATAAGCGTTATTCAAAGCGTATGGAGCCGGTGCAAGATAAGAACATTGTCTTTATTTTTGACGAGTGTCACCGTAGCCAGTTTGGTGACACCCACCAGAAGATCACCAAGTTCTTTAATAACCATCAAATGTTTGGATTTACCGGCACGCCTATTTTTGTTGAAAACGCTGTTTCTAAGTCATCACGTAAATACACCACAACAGATTTGTTCAATAAAGCGCTGCACAAATACACAATTGTTGATGCTATCAAGGACGAGAATGTTCTTAAGTTCAATGTTGAATATGTTGGACGCTACAAGAAAAAAGACAGTGCCAATGAAGTCGATATTGAAGTTGAAGGCATAGACACTAAAGAGTTGATGGAATCAGACATTCGGTTAGAAAAGATCACTGACTACATCATTGCTCAGCATAAACGCAAAACTCATAGTAAAGAATTTACCGGTATGTTTTGTGTGTCGAGCGTACCTGCCTTAATTAAATATTATGAGCTGTTTGCGAAGAAAAAAGCTGAAGGTAAACACAACCTCAAAATCGCTACGATATTCTCTTATGCCGCTAATGAAGAAGATCCAGACGCCGATGGTTTAGACGAAGTTGTGTTAGGTGAAGTGGCTGAGCCACAAGCTGCTTATAGTCATAGCCGAGATAAGCTTGAACAGTTTATTGCCGATTACAACGAAATGTTCAGTTGTAGCTATACCACCAAAGATAGCGAGTCGTTTTACAACTATTACAACGATATCTCTAAAAAAGTTCGAGAACGTAAAATAGATATCTTGCTGGTTGTGAATATGTTCTTAACCGGCTTTGATAGTAAAACGCTTAACACGTTATACGTTGATAAAAACCTCAAATATCATGGATTAATTCAGGCGTATTCACGCACTAACCGTATTCTGAATGAGCAAAAGTCTCAGGGAAATATAATTTGTTTTCGTAACCTAAAAAAACGCACAGACGATGCATTGGCCTTGTTCTCTAACAAGGATGCCAAAGATACGGTGATCATGCCTTCCTATGAGGACTTCTTAAAGCTGTTCAACAAAGCGTTTGGCAGTTTATTGGCAATAGCTCCAGACCCTGACTCGGTAAATGATTTAGAAGATGAAAACCAAGAGCTAGAGTTCGTTAAAGCATTTAGAGAGTTGATGAGGCTTAAGAATATCTTATCGACTTTTGCCGATTTTACCTTTGATGATGTAAGGCCATCAGAGCAGGAGTATGAGGACTATAAGAGCAAGTATCTTGATCTTCACGACAAGGTAAAAACAGACAATGCCAAAGAGAAAGAGTCAATTCTTGAAGAAGTCGATTTCGAACTAGAACTATTGGCAATGGACGTTATCAATGTTGCCTACATTCTTCAGCTATTGAGCAAACTCAAAGATGCTGAGAACGAAGAAGATTACCAGTATCAATATAAAGCGCTGATGCAAGTGGTTGGTGGTGATCCCACGTTACGCAGTAAACAAGAGCTAATCGATAAATTCATTAAGGAAAACCTGCCAAATGTTAAGTCAGCAGAAGAGGTTGATGATGCATTCTCTATTTATTGGGAGATTGAAAAAGAAAAAGCTACTCTGAAAATGGCTGAAGAAGAACACTTGATTCCAGAAAACGTAAAAGAGCTTGTTGAGCGTATGATTTTTAGTGATCAAGAGCCACTGCGTGAGGATATAGTAGCGACAATGGAAAAGCCACCTAGCGTATTACAACGAAAGAAAATAATACCTAGGCTAGCCGAGAAATTAAAAGGCTTTGTTAATACGTTTTATGGTGGAATGTGA
- a CDS encoding restriction endonuclease subunit S, translating to MDNLKPKLRFKQFSKPYIQKKLGDVTAFKNGKGHEQFVVPTGKYEIVNSKFISSGGEVKKYSEEQICPVFSGDILMVMSDVPKGKALAKTYLVKANDKYTLNQRICSLTPYNDYPVYLNYLINRNTYFLRFDSGVSQTNLRKEEVLNCPLVISNEIEEQKKIAAFLFTIDNRISLLKEKHNLLSQYKEGVMQKLFKQEIRFKDENGDSFTSWQEFKVSDVLNLVLNPLKMKDESDYELITVRRRNGGVDSRGIYKGKEVLVKTQFELKKNQFVISKRQIVHGACGIVPDELEGAIVSNEYNVFEPVSSLLDIKFFNLFSQTKYMKRSYFINSDGVHIEKLLFKTQSWLKTKVSIPSVEEQQKIVGFIESIDKKLQAINEQIEHTETLKKGLLQQMFV from the coding sequence ATGGATAACTTAAAGCCAAAACTGAGGTTCAAACAGTTCTCAAAACCATACATACAAAAGAAACTTGGTGATGTAACCGCTTTTAAAAATGGCAAAGGTCACGAACAATTTGTTGTACCTACTGGAAAGTATGAGATTGTAAATTCAAAATTTATATCTTCTGGTGGAGAGGTAAAAAAATACTCAGAAGAACAAATATGTCCCGTTTTTTCTGGTGATATTCTCATGGTGATGAGCGATGTACCAAAAGGCAAAGCTCTAGCTAAAACATATTTGGTTAAAGCAAATGATAAGTACACGCTAAATCAAAGAATTTGCAGCTTAACTCCATATAATGATTATCCAGTATATTTAAATTACTTAATAAATAGAAATACGTACTTTTTACGTTTTGATTCAGGTGTAAGTCAAACGAATCTTAGGAAAGAAGAAGTATTAAATTGCCCTTTAGTTATTTCTAATGAAATAGAAGAACAAAAAAAGATTGCAGCATTTCTTTTCACTATTGATAACAGAATCAGTCTTCTTAAAGAAAAGCATAATTTGCTCTCTCAATATAAGGAAGGCGTTATGCAAAAGCTATTTAAGCAAGAGATTCGTTTTAAAGATGAGAACGGTGATAGTTTTACTTCTTGGCAAGAATTTAAGGTGTCGGATGTTCTCAATTTAGTTCTTAACCCATTAAAAATGAAAGATGAATCAGACTATGAATTAATCACGGTTAGAAGGCGAAATGGTGGTGTTGATAGCAGAGGAATCTACAAGGGGAAAGAAGTTCTTGTCAAAACTCAGTTTGAGTTAAAAAAGAATCAGTTTGTAATATCCAAGCGACAAATAGTACATGGTGCTTGTGGTATTGTTCCTGACGAATTAGAGGGAGCTATAGTCTCAAATGAGTACAATGTTTTTGAACCTGTATCATCATTATTAGATATCAAGTTTTTCAATTTATTCTCTCAAACTAAGTATATGAAACGATCATATTTTATTAATAGTGACGGGGTGCATATAGAAAAGCTTCTGTTTAAGACTCAAAGCTGGTTAAAAACCAAAGTATCCATACCATCGGTAGAAGAGCAACAAAAAATAGTCGGCTTTATTGAATCTATAGATAAGAAACTTCAAGCAATAAATGAGCAAATTGAACATACCGAAACCTTGAAAAAAGGGTTATTGCAGCAAATGTTCGTTTAG
- a CDS encoding type I restriction-modification system subunit M, with translation MVEQHKKALEKQLWNIANALRGNMSADEFRDYILGFIFYKYLSERMDIYADELLKEDGIKFDVIDENTDEGKEYLEAIQEEAIDHLGYFLKPSELFHVLAQKGENGEFILEALSEVLNHIEQSTMGTASEDDFNGLFDDLDLTSNKLGKTEKAKNELISKILVHLDDIDFLHHETEIDVLGDAYEYLIGQFASGAGKKAGEFYTPPMVSKLLAKLVTMGKDKLKSVYDPTCGSGSLLLRVAKEVKEVGNYYGQESNPSTYNLARMNMILHGVHYRQFDIQQDDTLEQPHHVEKRFEAVVANPPFSAKWSAATGFLSDERFQDYGKLAPKAKADFAFIQHMIHQLDDDGIMAVVLPHGVLFRGAAEAHIRKHLIKEKNYIDAVIGLPTNIFYGAGIPTCVLILKKNRKQSDNILFVDASQNYGKTTNQNFLREEDIDAIIEAVNKRERLEQDKAQKFSSVASLKEIAEENDFNLNIPRYVDIFEDESNVDLDLLSNSLMQNEKQLSKIDHELKNYFDELSLSFPFNIKD, from the coding sequence ATGGTTGAACAACACAAAAAAGCACTCGAAAAACAGTTATGGAATATTGCCAATGCCTTACGTGGCAACATGAGTGCTGATGAATTTCGTGATTATATTTTAGGGTTTATCTTCTACAAGTATTTGTCTGAGCGTATGGATATATATGCTGACGAGCTGTTAAAGGAAGACGGCATTAAGTTTGATGTCATTGATGAAAATACTGATGAAGGCAAAGAGTACCTTGAAGCCATTCAAGAAGAAGCAATTGACCACTTAGGTTACTTCTTAAAGCCAAGTGAGCTTTTCCATGTACTTGCTCAAAAAGGTGAAAACGGTGAGTTTATCTTAGAAGCTTTATCAGAAGTTCTGAACCATATTGAACAAAGCACTATGGGGACTGCATCTGAAGATGACTTTAATGGTTTATTTGATGATTTAGATTTAACGTCAAACAAGCTAGGTAAAACGGAAAAAGCTAAGAATGAGCTTATTTCGAAAATCCTTGTTCACTTAGATGATATCGACTTTTTACATCACGAAACTGAAATCGATGTATTAGGTGATGCCTACGAATATCTAATTGGTCAATTCGCCTCTGGTGCTGGTAAAAAAGCTGGTGAGTTCTACACCCCGCCAATGGTATCAAAGCTTTTAGCCAAGCTCGTAACTATGGGCAAAGACAAGCTGAAAAGCGTTTATGACCCAACTTGTGGTTCAGGCTCATTATTACTTCGAGTAGCTAAAGAAGTGAAAGAAGTGGGTAATTATTACGGACAAGAATCTAACCCTAGTACCTATAACCTAGCTCGCATGAATATGATCTTGCACGGTGTGCATTATCGTCAATTTGATATTCAACAAGACGACACATTAGAACAACCGCATCATGTTGAAAAACGTTTTGAAGCAGTGGTTGCTAACCCGCCATTTTCAGCTAAGTGGAGTGCAGCAACTGGCTTTTTGAGCGATGAGCGCTTTCAAGATTACGGAAAGTTAGCACCTAAAGCTAAAGCGGATTTCGCTTTTATTCAGCACATGATTCATCAACTAGATGATGATGGTATTATGGCTGTAGTATTGCCTCATGGTGTGTTATTCCGTGGTGCTGCTGAAGCTCATATTCGCAAACATTTAATTAAAGAAAAAAATTACATTGATGCTGTAATTGGATTACCAACTAATATTTTTTATGGAGCGGGCATTCCGACTTGCGTGCTTATCCTTAAAAAGAATCGTAAGCAAAGCGATAATATTTTATTTGTAGACGCTAGCCAGAACTATGGTAAGACTACCAATCAAAACTTCTTACGAGAGGAAGATATTGATGCAATTATAGAAGCCGTAAATAAACGTGAACGACTAGAGCAGGACAAAGCGCAAAAATTTTCATCTGTTGCCTCATTAAAAGAAATAGCAGAAGAAAATGACTTTAATCTCAACATTCCACGGTACGTCGATATTTTTGAAGATGAGAGTAACGTCGATTTAGATCTGTTAAGTAATTCACTAATGCAAAATGAAAAGCAGCTTTCTAAAATAGATCACGAGCTAAAAAATTATTTTGATGAACTAAGTTTATCGTTTCCATTTAATATAAAGGATTAG
- a CDS encoding WYL domain-containing protein — MFKGSFSRVDLTSKFEMGMANATRDIALYRELAPSNSDFDNPSKTYIQNKKFKPLFEYEPRKTLAKLANKISDGFDSVLEVSFPVDAPMQLNVPDIAIVAKLVQAVINKKAVSIIYTSLSSGSKAREIIPHTIVDNGLRWHVRAFDRNTNSFRDFVITRISKVTLIDTDVEEFEKEIEDNQWMRKMDLHLVPHPTNVEFPQAIELDYGMDNGLLQITVRAALVGYLLRRWNVDCTEDSSLIGGEYQLWLRNRQTLYGAENLAIAPGYQAQ, encoded by the coding sequence ATGTTTAAAGGCTCTTTTTCCAGAGTTGACCTAACATCCAAATTTGAAATGGGTATGGCAAATGCAACGCGTGATATTGCTTTGTATAGAGAGCTTGCGCCAAGCAACTCAGACTTTGATAACCCATCAAAAACATACATTCAAAATAAAAAATTTAAGCCTTTATTTGAGTATGAACCTCGTAAAACATTAGCTAAGTTGGCAAATAAAATCAGTGATGGCTTTGATAGTGTTTTAGAAGTTTCTTTTCCTGTTGATGCGCCAATGCAGCTCAATGTGCCAGACATAGCTATAGTTGCAAAACTGGTTCAGGCAGTCATAAACAAGAAAGCTGTTTCTATTATTTATACCTCCTTATCATCAGGTTCTAAAGCACGTGAAATTATTCCACACACAATCGTAGATAATGGCCTTCGTTGGCATGTACGAGCATTTGATAGAAACACCAATTCATTTCGTGATTTTGTAATTACGCGTATATCTAAGGTTACATTGATTGATACTGACGTTGAAGAGTTTGAAAAAGAAATCGAAGATAACCAGTGGATGCGAAAAATGGATTTACACCTCGTGCCACATCCGACAAATGTAGAGTTTCCACAAGCAATTGAGCTAGATTACGGTATGGATAATGGTCTGTTACAAATCACTGTTAGAGCTGCCTTAGTCGGTTATTTATTAAGGCGTTGGAATGTGGATTGTACTGAAGACTCATCACTTATAGGTGGAGAGTATCAATTGTGGCTTCGAAACAGACAAACATTATACGGTGCTGAGAATTTAGCAATTGCACCTGGCTATCAAGCCCAGTAG